A region of Frederiksenia canicola DNA encodes the following proteins:
- the wbaP gene encoding undecaprenyl-phosphate galactose phosphotransferase WbaP, protein MSKQMLSKGFLAFIDFICIFISFGLSLYILKLFDSSIYRFLPENEIERRIIIHFFISLVSVTWFWIRLRHYTYRKPFWFELKEVIRTLVILAVVELSIIAFSKLHFSRYLWGLTWVIALIIVPAGRILIKKWLVKNNWYLKDTIIIGSGKNAVDAYNALSNESYLGLNIQYIIRTSNKEFVNDNIKEIKLDDVWSVIDPDSTQFIIALENGESEQRDILLRKLAKHKCRYISVIPTLRGLPLYSTDMSFLFSYEVMLLRINNNLAKRSSRFLKRAMDILGSIFIMIVLFPLLLVLYFLIRKDGGDAIYGHTRIGRNGKSFSCLKFRSMVVNSKEVLEELLNNDPKAREEWEKDFKLKNDPRITKVGHFIRKTSLDELPQLWNVLKGEMSLVGPRPIVKEELERYKGDVDYYLMAKPGMTGLWQVSGRNDVDYSTRVYFDAWYVKNWSLWNDIAILFKTINVVLKRDGAY, encoded by the coding sequence ATGAGTAAACAAATGCTATCAAAAGGTTTTTTAGCGTTTATCGATTTTATTTGTATTTTTATTTCTTTCGGATTGTCTTTATATATTTTGAAATTATTTGACTCTTCTATTTATAGATTTCTCCCTGAAAATGAAATAGAACGACGAATTATTATTCATTTCTTTATTAGCTTGGTCAGTGTTACTTGGTTCTGGATAAGATTACGTCATTACACTTACCGAAAACCATTTTGGTTTGAACTGAAAGAGGTCATTAGAACGTTAGTGATACTTGCTGTTGTAGAGTTATCTATTATTGCATTTTCTAAACTCCATTTTTCGCGTTATTTATGGGGGCTAACTTGGGTTATTGCATTAATCATTGTTCCTGCAGGAAGAATTTTGATTAAAAAATGGTTAGTTAAGAATAATTGGTATTTGAAAGATACTATTATTATTGGTTCAGGAAAAAATGCGGTCGATGCATATAATGCTTTGAGTAATGAAAGCTATTTAGGATTAAATATTCAGTATATTATAAGAACAAGTAACAAAGAGTTTGTGAATGATAATATTAAAGAAATCAAATTAGATGATGTTTGGAGTGTTATAGATCCTGACTCAACCCAATTCATTATTGCATTAGAAAATGGTGAAAGTGAGCAACGTGATATTTTGTTACGAAAATTGGCAAAGCATAAATGCCGATATATTTCTGTCATCCCAACTCTAAGAGGGCTTCCATTATATAGTACTGATATGTCTTTCTTATTTAGTTATGAGGTTATGTTACTCCGTATTAATAATAATTTGGCTAAACGCTCATCTCGATTTTTAAAAAGAGCAATGGATATTTTAGGTTCTATTTTTATTATGATCGTTCTATTTCCATTATTGTTAGTATTATACTTCCTAATCAGAAAAGACGGTGGAGATGCTATTTATGGACATACCCGAATTGGAAGAAACGGAAAATCTTTTTCTTGTCTAAAATTTAGATCGATGGTGGTAAATTCTAAGGAGGTGTTAGAAGAACTCTTAAATAATGATCCTAAAGCTAGAGAAGAATGGGAGAAAGATTTTAAACTAAAAAATGATCCTCGTATTACTAAAGTTGGCCACTTTATTCGTAAAACTAGCTTAGATGAGCTTCCCCAATTGTGGAATGTATTAAAAGGAGAAATGAGCTTAGTTGGTCCTCGTCCTATAGTTAAAGAAGAGTTGGAACGTTATAAAGGAGATGTGGACTATTATCTAATGGCAAAACCAGGAATGACTGGTTTATGGCAAGTTAGTGGTCGTAATGATGTTGACTACTCAACCCGAGTGTATTTTGATGCGTGGTATGTGAAAAACTGGTCTTTATGGAATGATATTGCGATTTTATTTAAAACCATTAATGTGGTATTAAAAAGAGATGGTGCTTACTGA